In the Agrobacterium vitis genome, ATCGAAGGCCCGGCGAGCGCCATAAGACCCGTCCGGCACCGCCAGCGGAAAGCGGGCAAGATCCGTTATAGACATCTCCGTCATCCGTGCCGCCGGATGATGGCTGGCGGCGATGACATCATAAATGATTTGCGCCCGTGCTCGCACCCGTATGCCCGGATCAGGCTCGGAAAACAGGGTAACAGCCATGTCCGCCTTGGCACTCGATAAGGCCTCCATCGCCTGTCCGGCGCTGGCAATCGTCACCGAAAACCGGATATTGGGATAGACCAGGCTGAAATCAGCCAGAGCCGGTGCCAGCAGATTGGCAACCGTCGCACCGTTTGCGTGGATATTGACGTGGCCGCGCTTCAAGCCCTGGAGATCGTCGATCAACTGGTGAACATGGTTCAACTCCCGCAATGTCTTGCCCGCTCTTGCCGCAAGCAACTCGCCCGCCGCCGTCAACTGGATGCCCCGGCTCGACCGCTCGATCAGCACCGTGCCGAAATAATGCTCCAATTGATCGATCTGGCGGGCAAAGGCGGTCGGCTGCACATTCAGACGCTCGGCAGCGGCCCGCATCGAGCGGGTTCGCACCAGTTCATCGAAATAGATCAGTGCTTTTATCTGCATGCCCGTTCATCCCCACCCCAGCAGAATTGCCAGATTTCTCCACGCCTTCCAAGTCCCGCCTGGGGTGATGTTTTCCCATATTGGCCCTGTCACTCCGTTAAGCGTGCTCGTTGCAGAAGACACAAGCGCGCAACCATTAAAGCCTATTAAATGGGCGAAAATTTCTGTTGACTATATTTTAATCCGGGCATAGCCTGCAAGTGAGCTTCCGATAGTCCACACGGATTTAGGGGCAAACTGGCGACTGGACACCGTTTATTGTCCTGGCCGCCGAACACATGGCTTTGATGCCGCAGGCAAACACGCCCCGCCACTCGTCTTCACGGACGGGCCGGGGCTTTTTTTATGTGCGATTTTGACTGTCAGAGAAAATCGCATGACCAGAGAGACTGCATGACAAGGATGACCGTTCCGATTTCGATCCTGTTCTCGACCACCGGGCCTTATGCGGCACTTGGTCGGGAAGCAGTGGATGGGGCGATGGCGGCCATTGCGCAGATCAATACAGATGCGGCATCTGCTGTTCAAATAGAGGCAAAACTGGCCGATCCCGGTGGCAATGCCGAGCGCTATGGATTGATGGCGGAAGCGGCAACCCGCGACGACGGCTGCAAACATATCATCGGCGCCATCACCTCCTGGAGCCGCAAGGAAATCCTGCCGGTGGTCGAACGGTCCGGCGCCCTGCTCTGGTATGCCTTTCCTTATGAGGGCTATGAAGCCAGCGACAGTGCGCTTTATCTGGGCGCCTGCCCCAACCAGCACCTTCTGCCGCTGTTTGCGCATATCCTGCCACGGTTCGGGCGGCGGCCTTTCATTGTCGGGTCCAATTATATCTGGGGCTGGGAAGTCAGCCGCATCGCCCGGGAACTGACCGAGGCCAGCGGCGGCCAGGTCGTCGCGGATCGTTATATGCCGCTCGGCTCGACCCAGGTCGATCACCTGATTGCCGAAATCCGCCTGAAGCGGCCCGATTTCATCCTGAGCAATCTCGTCGGCCAATCGGCTGCCGCCTTTCTGGCCGCCTATGATGCCCTGCGGCGCGAAGATCCCGCTTTTGGCCCTGAAAACTGTCCGGTCACCGCCTGCAATCTCTGCGAAACCGATCTCGCCGTTCTGGAGCCATCCGCACGGATTGGCCATATCACCACATCTGTTTATTTCCAGGGGCTGGAGAGCGCGGAAAATCAGAAGTTCAAGGCAGGAATCGCACGGCGGCACGGTCAGGACCGCCGCCTGACGACACCTTTCGTTTCCGCCTATACCGCTGTCATGGTTCTGGCACAGGCGATGGCCGATGTGGGCAGCGACATGCCGGAGGCCGTGCGCCATGCCGCCACGAACCGGCTGTTTCGCACCCCGCTTGGGCCATTGAAAATCGACCCCCGCACCCAGCACGCAGCACTTCGTCCGCATATTGCACTTTCGGACCACGATGGTTCTTTCACGGTGTTCCAGAGTGCGGCGGTTCCCATCGAGGCTGATCCCTATCTGGTGCGCAGCCAGCCAAAGCGAATGGAAGACACTCCACCCGCGCCTAAACCCCAGACGTCACCATCGCTGAAGGTGATCAAATGAAGCGGCCCGAACGTCCTCTGCTAGCCAATTGGCATGCAATCATCCTGCATCGCCCGCATCCTTCCGTCGATGCGCTGCAACGCCAGCTCGAACTCCTGCATATCCGGGTGACGGTTGCCTGGCCCCAACTGGACGAGAGCCATGCCGGGGCCGATATCGTGTTTTTCGATGCTGATATGGGCCATGATGGTCAATTTCCCTGGCCAGCCGGCTTTGCGCCGATGCCGATGATTGCGCTGATCGGCTCGGAAACCCCGGGGCGGATCGAATGGGCGTTATCGCAAGGCTCCAATGCCCATCTCCTAAAACCGGTCGGCTCCACCGGCGCCTATAGCGCCCTGTTGATTGCCGCCCACGCCTATCAGGCAGCCCGCAGCCAGGCCGATGACATCCGCAGCCTGGAAAACCGCGTCCGCCAAAGGCCGGTCGTGGTGCATGCCGTACTGGAATTGCTGCGGCAGGGTGCCTGCACCGAGGCTGAGGCCTGGCGCAGATTGCGCATGGTGGCGATGGACTGGGGCATGACCATCGAGGATGCCGCCGAGGCCATCTGCCGCAATGACCGGCATATCGGCGAGTTCCCGATCCCGAAATCCAACTGAAACAGAATTGCAGTCCATAAGGAGTTTTTGCGTGTCGAGTATTGAAGGTTTCGCCCCTTACGGCGAGTATCAGACTTGGTACCGGGTGACCGGCGATATCACCTCCGGCAAGCCGCCGCTGATCGTGGCCCATGGCGGTCCTGGCTGCACCCATGACTATGTCGATAGTTTCAAGGACATCGCCGCAACGGGCCGCGCCGTCATTCATTACGATCAGGTCGGCAATGGCAAATCCACCCATCTGCCCGACAAGGGCGGCGACTTCTGGACGGTGGCGTTTTTCAAGGCGGAACTGCACAACCTGATCGACCATCTGGGCATTCGCAGCGCCTATTGCCTGCTCGGTCAATCCTGGGGCGGCATGCTCGGCGCTGAATTTGCCGTGGACCAGCCCGAAGGACTGAAAGCCCTGGTGATCGCCAATTCCCCCGCCTCGCTGCGCACCTGGGTTTCGGAAGCAAATCGGCTGCGTGAAGCGTTGCCTGCTGACGTGCAGGCGACATTGCTGGCGCACGAACAGGCGGAAACCACCGACAGCGAAGACTATATGAAGGCAACCGATGTCTTCAACCAGCGCCATGTCTGCCGCGTCGTGCCGATGCCAGCAGAAGTGCAGCGTAACTTTGATGCGATTGCCGCCGATCCGACCGTTTATCACACCATGAACGGCCCCAATGAATTCCACGTCATCGGCACCATGAAGGACTGGACAATCGAGGGCAGGCTCTCGACCATCACTGTCCCGACATTGCTGATTTCCGGCCGGTTCGACGAGGCAACAGAAGCCTGCGTGCAGCCCTTCGCCGATGAGATCCCAGATGTGCGCTGGCGGATTTTCGAACAGTCCAGTCACATGCCGCATGTGGAAGAGCGCGACGCCTGCATGGCGGAGGTCAGCACCTTCCTTGACCAGAAAGCGCCCTGATAACGGCCCCGACAAGAGCCGCCAGAATGAACACAACCCAAGAAGAACCAGAGGGAATGAACTCCATGACCAGATTGACCAGCACCTTGTCCTGCAAGGCAGGCACATTTCTCGCAACCTGCCTTCTCGCCCAGACAGCACTTACCGGCCTATCCTATGCGCAGGACCGGGCGGCGCTGATGGCCCAGCATCGCGGCGGCACCATGGTGCTGGCCGCCGTTTCGGCGGCGGGCACCATCGACCCCGCCATCAACTATACCGGCCAATACTGGCAGGTTTTGCAGATGACCAATGACGGCTTGGTCAAGTTCAAGCAGGCCGCCGGCACCGAGGGCTTCAAGATCGTGCCTGATGTAGCCGAAGCCATTCCCGAGCCGCAGGACGATGGCAAGACCTATGTGTTCAAGATCCGCAAGGGCATCATGTTCTCGACCGGGCAGGAGTTGAAGCCATCGGATGTGGTCGCCTCCTTCCAGCGTATCTTCAAGGTCAATGGTCCGACCACTGGCAGTTTTTACAACGGCATTGTCGGCGCCGACAAATGCATTGCCGATGCGGCAAACTGCACGCTTGAAGGTGGCGTGATTGCCGATGATGCGGCTGGCACCGTGACCATACACCTGACCCAGGCGGATTCGGAATTCTTCGACAAGATGGCCGTGCCGCATGCCAGCATCCTGCCAGCCGATACACCCGCCAAGGACGCAGGCACGACGGCCCTGCCTGCCACCGGCCCCTATATGATTGCCAGCTACAACCCGAATGAAAAAATGGTGCTGAAGCGCAATCCGCATTTCAAGGAATGGAGCGTCGATGCCCAGCCGGATGGCTATGCCGACGAAATCGTCTACCAGTTCGGCATGACCGAGGAAGCCACGATCAACGCCATCCAGAACGGTCAGGTCGACTGGATGTTCGACACGCCGCCCGCCGACCGTCTGCCGGAACTGGGCTCGAAATATGCCAAGCAGATGCATATCGATCCGCTGGCCGCCTTCTGGTACCTACCGATGAACACCAATCTGGCACCGTTCAACAATATCAAGGTGCGTCAGGCGGTAAACTATGCGCTCGACCGCGACGCGCTGGTTGGCCTGTTTGGCGGCGATGCACTGGCCTCCCCGACCTGCCAGATCCTGCCGCCGGATTTCCCCGGCTATGCTCCCAATTGCCTTTACACCAAGAACCCCGGCGAAAGCTGGAGCGAGCCGGATATGGACAAGGCCAAGGCACTGATCAAGGAAAGCGGCACGGCTGGCCAGAAGGTAACGATCATTGCCGAGGATAATGCCGTTGGTCGCGGCATTGGCACCTATGTGCAGAGCCTGTTGAACGAGCTTGGCTATGACGCTTCGCTGAAGGCAATCTCGCCGAATATCGAGTTCACCTATATTCAGAACACCAACAACAACGTCCAGATCAGCGTCACGCAGTGGTACATGGATTATCCGGCAGCCTCGGACTTCATCAACGTGCTGCTGTCCTGCGACAGCATTCATCCGGGCAGCGATGCCTCCATCAATATCGCCGGTTACTGCAACAAGGAATTGGACAAGCAGATGCAGGACACGATGGCCCTCTCCATCAAGGACCCAAAAGCCGCTGACGCCAATTGGGCCAAGATCGACAAAGCCTTCATGGAACAGGCACCGCTTGCACCTCTGTTCACGCCAAAGAGCGTCAACTTCACTTCGGCGCGGCTGGGCAACTACCTGTTCAACAAGCAGAACCGCTGGGTGATCTCGCAATCCTGGGTGAAATAAGCTGGTACATCAGGGGCGAGGCGTAAAAAGCCCTGCCCACCCTCCCCTCGTTGGGGAGGGTGGGGAGAAGTCTTTTACCTAAAAAGCCTCCTCCCCTCCATTTCCTCCATGACCGAGCTTGAAGAGAAGCGCAGATGAACGATGTGTCGGAAGGCATGGCCAGCCATGCCCAATCCAATCGAGAGCCTGAACCGCAGGCCCCCAGAAAAGCCGGTGGCGCCGGACCATGGCGGCGGGCGTGGCGTTTGCTGCGTGGCGACCGATCAGCGATCGCAGCGGCCTTTGTGCTGCTGGTCATCATCGCCTCCAGCCTCGCCGCCCCGCTCTATGCCTCGATGGTATCGGGCACCGACCCATTCCGCTCCAATCTCAGCGGCAGGGTGACAATCGACGGTCAGCGGGTGAAGGTTATGCAGGCATCTACCGAAGGCCTTGGCCTGGGCGTTACCCCCATCGGGCCAACCCTCAAAGGGCCGTATTTTCTGGGTGCCGATAGTCAGGGCCGCGATGTTGCTGCCCGCCTGCTCTATGGCGGGCGCAATTCGCTGCTGATATCGGCATCGTCAACCTTGATCTGTCTGGTGCTGGCCGCAATCGTCGGGATTTCGGCTGGCTTCTTCGGCGGCGTCACCGATATGGTTCTGTCGCGCATTCTCGATATTCTCTGGGCCTTCCCGGTCTATCTTCTGGCGATTTCGCTGTCCATCGTGCTGATTTCGCAAGGCATTACCATCGGCCCCATCGAGATCAATTCCAGCAGCCTGCTGCTGCCCATCGGCATTATCGGCATTATCTACGTGCCTTACGTGGCGCGTCCGGTGCGCGGGCGGGTGCTTTCGCTCAAAAACAGCGAATTCGTGCTGGCAGCCATCGGTCTTGGCATTCCCAAATGGCGCATCCTGATCAAGGACATCTTGCCGAATGTCTCGACCACACTGATCGTCTTCATTCCGCTGATGATGGCGCTGAACATTATCACCGAATCCTCGCTGTCCTTCCTCTCCATCGGCGTGCAGGCCCCGGATGCCAGCTGGGGAACAATCATCCAGGATGGCCAGGGGCTGCTTTACACCCGCCCGCTGGTGGCCCTGGCGCCGGGCATTGCCATTGTGCTCTGCGTGCTGGCGCTCAACGTGCTGGGTGACAGCGTGCGCGATGCACTCGACCCGCGCACCAAAGTGATTTGAGGAGCCCCCGATGATTTACGCCCTCATTCAACGTTTCGCCCAGATGATCTTCGTGTTGTTCGGCATTTCGGCGCTGGTCTTCCTGATCTTTTTCGCCACGCCGGGCGCTGATCCTGCCGCCCGTATTGCCGGACGCAATGCCTCGCCGGAAACCGTCCAGGCAATCCGCAAGGAATTCGGCTTCGACCGACCGCTGCCGGTGCAATACGGCATCATGATGAAACGGCTGTTCATCACCCAGGATCTCGCATCCTTCGTCAATCGCGGCATGAAGGTGGTGCCGGAAGTGACGGCGGCCGCCCCCGTGACCCTATCGCTGGTGTTCGGCGCCGCCGTGCTCTGGGTGATCGGCGGGATCGCGGTCGGGGTGATTGCCGCCATGGCGCGGGACACCGCGCTGGATCGCGGGCTGATGGTGCTGGCACTGATCGGTGTTTCCATGCCGGTCTACTGGTTGGGCGAGGTGATGAACCTGATCTCCCAGAACCGCTTCCACGACACGATCTTCTTCTCATGGGTACCATCGCTTGGCTACAAGCCGTTTTTCACCGACCCAGCTGGCTGGTTCAAGACGCTGATCATCCCATGGTGTACCTTGGCAGCACTTTATATCGGCATCTATGGCCGGGTGCTGCGGGCCACACTGGTCGAATCCTATCAGGAGGATTTCATCCGCACCGCCCGCGCCAAGGGTCTCAGCCCATCGCGGGTCATGCTGCACCATGCGCTGCGTACCTCGCTCATTCCGTTCGTCACCATGTTCGGGCTGGATTTTGGTGCGCTGGTCGGTGGCTCGGCGCTGCTGACGGAAGTGGTGTTCGGGCTGAACGGCGTCGGGCGCCTGACCTATCAGGCCCTGCTCAATCTCGATCTGCCGATGATCCTTGGCACTGTGATCTACGCCTCGTTCTTCGTCGTCATCGCCAATGCCCTTGTTGATGTCGTCTATGTGCTGATCGATCCGCGCGTGCGGGGAAGCTGAAAATGACCCAGACCGAAAAACCCCTATTGCTTGATGTCAACGGCCTCAGCGTCTCCTTCGCCACTGATCGCGGCTATGTGCGGGCGGTGCGCGACGTGTCCTTTAGCGTGCGCGAAGGCGAAATCCTGTCTGTTGTCGGCGAATCCGGCTCCGGCAAATCAGTGACCCTCTTGTCACTGCTCGGCCTGCATGACCGCAAGACCACGCGGGTGGACGGCACCGTCACCTTTCGCGGCCAGCGCATTCTGGAAATGTCGGCAAGCCAGATGCGGCGCATTCGCGGCAAGCAGATCGGCCTGATTTCCCAGGACCCGATGACGGCACTGAACCCGGTGAAATCAGTGGGCTGGCAGATCGCCGAACAGATCCGCGCCCATGAGCCGATCTCGGCACGGGCGGCACGGCTGCGGGCCATCGAACTGTTGGGTGAAGTCGGCCTGTCCAATCCAGGTGAAGCGGTGGACCGCTATCCGCATCAGCTTTCCGGCGGCATGCGCCAGCGTGTCGTCATCGCCATGGCGCTCTCCTGTAGCCCGGCGCTGCTGGTGGCCGACGAGCCGACGACGGCGCTGGACGTGACGGTGCAGGCGCAGGTGCTCGACCTGTTGATCCGTTTGCGCAAGGATTTCGGCTCGGCCATCATTCTCATCACCCATGACATGGGCGTGGTCGCAGAAGTCGCTGACCGGGTGGCGGTGATGTATGCGGGCCGCATTGTTGAACGCGGCACGACCGACCAGATCTTCTCGACACCGATGCATCCCTATAGCTGGGGCCTGATGGCCTCGATCCCGCCTTTGACAGGGCCACGCCTGAAGCGCTTGAAATCCATTCCCGGCATGCCCCCCACGCCAGACAGCCTGACGGAGGGCTGCGGTTTTGCACCGCGCTGTATGTTTGCGCGGGAGGACTGCGCAGCACATCCGCCATTGCGGCGCATGGGAGAGCATTCGGCACTCTGCGTGCTGGACGGGCCGGAGCGTGAGGCCCTTCGCCAAGACATCCTGCCGCTGGAGACCCTGGCATGAGCGAGACATCTCACACCACGCCCCTGCTCTCGACGCAGGATCTCACCAAGAGTTTCACTGTCGGTAAGACCATGCGTCCCGGCTCCGGCAAACTGCTGCGCGCCGTCGAAGGCATCAGCCTCGATGTCTATCCCACCGAAACCCTTGGGCTTGTCGGAGAATCCGGCTCCGGAAAATCGACGCTCGGACGCTGTCTGACACGCCTTTACGATGTCAGCGGCGGCTCGCTGACGTTTGACGGACAGGACATTACCAAGGTGGACGGCAAGGCGCTGAAATCGGTGCGGCGCAAGATGCAGATGATTTTCCAGGACCCCTCCGCCTCGCTCAATCCGCGCCGCAAGGTGCGCGATGTGCTGAGCGAAGTGCTGAAGGTTCACAAGATCCGCGAGGGCGCCGCGATCGAGGACCGGTTGGCCGAGCTGATGGATCTCGTCGGGCTCCGGCGCGAGTATCTGGATCGCTATCCGCATGAGTTTTCCGGCGGCCAGCGCCAGCGGATCGGCGTTGCCCGGGCCTTGGCGGTCGAGCCGAAGATGATTGTCGCCGACGAGCCGGTCTCGGCGCTCGATGTGTCGGTGCAGGCGCAGATCGTCAACCTGTTCAGCGATTTGCGCGAAAAGCTCGACCTCACCTATGTGTTCATTGCCCATGATCTGGCCGTGGTGCGGCAGGTCTCAACGCGGGTGGCGGTGATGTATCTCGGCTCCATCGTCGAAATCGGCGAAACGGATGCACTCTATGCCAATCCCAGCCATCCCTATACCCAGGCGCTGCTCTCTGCCATTCCGCAGCCACATAAGCGTGACAAGCGCGAACGCATCCTGCTGACTGGCGAAATTCCAAGCCCGCTCAACCCACCAAGCGGCTGCAAGTTTTCCACCCGCTGTCCTTATGCGAAGGATATCTGCCGCGACCTGCGGCCACCGCTGACGCCTGTCTCGACAGAGCGCAAGGTCGCCTGTCATTTTCCGCTGGATTGAAGAAAAGGGAGCCTGCCATGTGCATCGCCTGCACCCACACCATCCACCGCGCCCAGCATCACTTTGGCTGGGACAAGGATTTCAAACCGGCGCTGGTCGCAAAACCCGGCGAAACAATCCTCTTTGAATGCATGGATGCCTCCGGCGGGCAGCTCGACGCAAATGCAACTCCTGCGAGCCTTGCGACCCTGGATTTCGCCGGGATCAACCCGGTGTCCGGCCCGGTTTATATCGAGGGCGCCATGCCCGGCGATGTCATCAAGGTCTCGATCCGCAAGTTTCATCCCTCCGGCCTCGGCTGGACCGCAAATATTCCAGGCTTCGGCCTGCTGGCCGATCAGTTCAAGGACCCGGCCCTGCATGTCTGGCACTATGATGCGGTGTCCATGGCCCCTGCCCTTTACGGCCCAGGCGGCAAGGTGCCGCTGAAACCCTTCGCCGGAACCATCGGGCTTGCGCCAGCCGACCCCGGTCCGCACTCGGTCGTGCCACCGCGCCGGGTTGGCGGCAATCTCGATATTCGCGATCTCTCCGCGGGCGTGACGCTTTATTTGCCGGTTGAGGTCGAGGGCGGATTGTTCTCGGTCGGCGATACCCATGCCGCCCAGGGCGATGGCGAAGTGTGCGGCACCGCTATCGAAAGCCGGATGGATGTGGAATTGACACTGGATCTGGTGAAGGGCATGACCCTGCAAAGCCCGCGCTTTACCGTCACCGAACCCGTCACCCGGCATCTGGACGGCGCGGGCTATGAAGTGACAACCGGCATCGGCCCTGACCTGATGACCGGCGCCCGGGAGGCCGTAATGCGGATGGTCGATCTTCTCGCCGACGAACACGGCATGGCCCCGGTCGATGCCTATCTGCTTTGCTCGGTCTGCGGCGATCTCAGGATCAGCGAAGTGGTCGATATGCCGAACTGGGTGGTGAGCTTTTATTTTCCCCGAATCGTTTTTGCCTGATGGCATGGTGAAGGCCGCACAAGCAGCCTTCATCAATGTCTTCTCGTATCAACTATTGGTCAGCAGCTTGCCGCCCTGTTCCATGCTTTCACGGCTTCCGGCATATTCGAAGGGGAAGACCGAGAAGGCCCGGTTAGACTGATAGAGATCACCGATCACCTCAATCAGGCCGGACACCTCTTCCGGCTCTGGCAGGAACTCGGTCGGATACATCCAGTGCATGATCCGCTTCAGGCAATAGCCAAGCCAGCCCGATCCGTCCGGCAGTGAGCCAGGCATGCCACCAGCATTGGCCACAGCAAACTGGATGCAGCAGGCGGCAGCATTCAGGCTGCAATAACGGTCCGTCAATGCATAGAAATTGGCGCTGTTGGAAAATCCGCGACCAAGTCTCGCCTGATCGTCACGCCGGGCCTGATCCAGCTTGACGACCTCATCCATCACGCTCAATGCCAGCGCATATTCGCTCTCCGACACCAGCGGCTTCAACTCGCGCAGCGCATCGGGAAGGCCAGCCAGGCTGATATCGTCGCCATTGCCGGACAGACCGAGCTTGCTCCAGCGCGGCGGCCCCACAGGACGGCGGATATCGTAGATATCATCCAGCAACGCCCGGCGCGCTGCATCAAACGGCTGTTCATGAGCAGCCAGCGCCTTGCCAAGAGCCAGTTCCATCTGGCTGCCGACGACGCGCATATTCACATAGCTATTGCCATCGACAAAGCCCGTCATGCCGATATCACGCAGTAGCTTCTGGAAGACGCCATGGCCGAAGCCATCACGCATGTAGAAGCGGGCGCCGATCACTGTTGCCAGGCTTTGCAGCGATTGTTCCAGCCGCTTCGGCACCAGATACTTGGAAATCGACGAATAGAGGAAAAGCTGGCGGGGCAGGCAATGCACCAGCCGGGTCGCAGAGGCGACCATGATTTCCGAAATCATCAGATCAGCATAGGCATCGGCGATCTGGCGACGGCTGACCGGCAATTCGATCACCTTCTGGTTGCCATAGAGGCTTCGGTTGGCAGCAAAGCCATAAGCCAGCCGCAAGCCGGTATCGACAGCGCCGAGGCACATGGCAGCCACGCCAAGCCGCAGGGATTGCTGGCTTTTCAGCGACACTTCCAGCCCGGCACCTTCGCGGCCAAGCACCTGACCAACCGGCACCTTGGCATCTTCATAGCGCACCCCGCCCAGCGGCAGACCGCGCACGCCGTAAAGACGCTCATTGGGCAGAACCCGGTAATTCTTGCGCTCAAGATGGCTGCGGTCAACGATCAGCATGGTGTGAGAGACCGGCGAAATCGCCTCGTCCGTGCGGGCGTGAACAATCATCGCACCGGCCCGGTCGGCAAAACCAATCGGCCATTTCTCGCCGTTGACGCGGTAGAACTCACCATCCTTGATCGCCGTGGTCTCGTTGGTGAGAAGATCGCTACCATGACGGCCTTCGCTCAACCCCCAGGAAATCGAGCCACCGGAGGCGACGAAGCGTCCATATTCGCGGATCTGCTCTTCCGTGCCGCAGGTGACAATCGCCAGATAGCCGATGAACGGCAGGATGGCGATGGTTGCCAGCGTCATATCGCGGCGGGCAATGGCCCGGTACATTTGCAGGGATTCCGGATAGGAAAACATCATGCCGCCAGCACCTTCCGGCACCAGCCATTGGCTGATGCTTTCGCCCACCAGCGCATCATAGGGACGGGCCGGGAACCGCTCTGCTTCGTCATCGGCCATGATCTGCGCGAAGGAGGCCGGTGCTGCCGTATCCCACGGATCGCCCATGGCCAGATCCAGCTGCCGCAATGTCGCCAGGACCTCGGCAGACCCTTTTTTCTTCACCTCGGGAAATAGCATCTGAAACTCCTGATCAAAATGTCTTGCGTGGCCCTGTCGAGACCACCTGAAAAAACGTGAAAAATCATCGACCGCTGCTAAACCGCAGCGTGCCGTCTTTCATCACCATAAACGTCTTCACCAGCCCCCATCGCCTCTGCAAGACGATGCCAAGCCGCCTGATAGAACCGATCTTCTCCGCCGAAGGCATAGCGATCACCGGCCAGCAGCAGGCGTTGCAGCATGAAGGGCAGAAGCGCGTCCCCACCCTCAGCCAGTGCCGATAGCGCGCAGCAGGACACGGCATAGAGCCTTGCAAATTGCGCCCCGGCATTGACGGCTTCCGGCCGTTCGCCCTGGCGCAGGGCCAGCAATTCCGCCATGCCCTCTTCCAGGCTGGCAAAGCGTGCCTCAGCCTGATGCAGCGCCTCCACCACCGCACGGTCCTGCTCGGTTGCCGCGTTGGCAAACCGCTCGGCAAGGCCGGGCAACAGATCCGTCAATGGCTCGCCTGCCCTGTTCAGCATCGGCACCTTGGCAAGCACCATGGCCGGGCAAGGCGACGATGGTGACAATTCCGCCTGCAATTGCGCAAACAGCGCATCCGCAAGACCCGGCTCCAGCTTGGTGCGGCGCTTGGTCAGACTGGGCAATTGATTGGCCAACATGCCGAGGTTAACCTGCGGATTGATATCCATATATTGCGCCACTTCACCGTCACGGCGCAATTTCTGAAGGATCGCCGAGACCGGCTCCTGCGCCAGCACCGACCGAGCACCCAGGGCTGCCATCAGGCTGGTGAAAATCCGGCTGCTGAATTCCTGGGCGATCTGTTTGGCGACCGCCGCCGCCACCGGAAAATGCTGCGGACGGAAAGACGCGAAGCGGGCCGCAGCCTTGGCAACGCTATCCATGATCCGGTAATCGGCATAGGCACCGGCCAGTAGGAAATGCTGGTGCGGATGGCCGCCATTGGCCTGCTTGGCTATCTCCCCATAGGTTAGCCGCAAGGCGCTTTCGCAGGGGCCGAGCATGGCACCGATCGACAGAAGCTTGATGACGGATTCGGCGCGAAACACCAGTTCGATGCCTTCGCCTTCGCCACCCACCCGGTTTGCGACATTGACGCAGGCCACATCGATATCGACATCGGCAACATCGATG is a window encoding:
- a CDS encoding acyl-CoA dehydrogenase family protein produces the protein MTTSAFYLDRLRTLLGDPLEDDHPFSFATAVKADLDGDSLDLQATALVESGFIRQIIPAHWKTGGELVDLEAVLEMARLLAGRNPSLMPRLMYSIGAITVLDLAGTEAQRKILSDWLLAGHSVALAVNEPGIRSDLINNQTKADRQGDWYVINGRKWLVGQAEKARALMVMAKTGAGGPAAFSLFLIDRQPQWESTLPHPRAELSGMRGIDVADVDIDVACVNVANRVGGEGEGIELVFRAESVIKLLSIGAMLGPCESALRLTYGEIAKQANGGHPHQHFLLAGAYADYRIMDSVAKAAARFASFRPQHFPVAAAVAKQIAQEFSSRIFTSLMAALGARSVLAQEPVSAILQKLRRDGEVAQYMDINPQVNLGMLANQLPSLTKRRTKLEPGLADALFAQLQAELSPSSPCPAMVLAKVPMLNRAGEPLTDLLPGLAERFANAATEQDRAVVEALHQAEARFASLEEGMAELLALRQGERPEAVNAGAQFARLYAVSCCALSALAEGGDALLPFMLQRLLLAGDRYAFGGEDRFYQAAWHRLAEAMGAGEDVYGDERRHAAV